A genomic segment from uncultured Marinifilum sp. encodes:
- a CDS encoding inositol monophosphatase family protein — MNLILNQLFNKMNELENLCLKTKEIAIKAGAFIKNQQSNIKANVIESKGLHDFVTYVDKTAEEMIVKELKQILPDAGFIAEEGTETYQSDRYNWIIDPLDGTTNYIHGLSPFAVSIALQDKNEIVLGVVYEISLSECFYSWKGADNAFLNGNPIHVSNAETVDTSLIATGFPYYDYDQLKSFMASLEYFIINSHGVRRPGSAATDLAYVACGRFEAFYEYSLQAWDVAAGSFLVKQAGGKVCDFKGETNYIFGKEIIASNDLVHNEFKSVVQKYMLK, encoded by the coding sequence ATGAATTTAATTTTAAACCAATTATTCAATAAAATGAATGAACTGGAAAATTTGTGTTTAAAGACCAAAGAAATAGCCATAAAAGCGGGTGCCTTTATTAAAAATCAACAAAGTAATATAAAAGCAAATGTAATTGAAAGCAAGGGCTTACACGACTTTGTAACTTACGTTGATAAAACTGCCGAAGAAATGATCGTTAAGGAGCTTAAACAAATTCTTCCCGACGCAGGATTTATTGCCGAAGAAGGTACCGAGACCTATCAATCGGATCGTTACAATTGGATTATTGATCCGCTTGACGGAACCACAAATTATATTCATGGGCTTTCACCTTTTGCCGTTAGCATTGCTTTACAAGACAAAAATGAAATTGTTCTTGGTGTTGTCTACGAAATCAGCTTAAGCGAATGCTTTTACTCCTGGAAAGGTGCTGATAATGCATTTCTTAATGGCAATCCTATTCATGTTTCAAATGCAGAAACCGTTGATACTTCCTTAATTGCAACTGGTTTTCCGTATTACGACTACGATCAGTTAAAAAGTTTTATGGCGAGTCTGGAATATTTTATTATTAATTCGCATGGAGTTCGTCGCCCAGGGTCAGCTGCCACCGATTTAGCCTATGTTGCCTGTGGCAGATTCGAAGCATTTTACGAATACAGCCTTCAGGCATGGGATGTTGCCGCAGGTTCATTTTTAGTAAAACAGGCTGGTGGTAAAGTTTGCGATTTTAAAGGCGAAACAAATTATATTTTTGGTAAAGAAATTATAGCGTCCAATGATTTGGTTCACAATGAATTTAAATCAGTAGTCCAAAAATACATGCTCAAATAA
- a CDS encoding PhoH family protein, which translates to MAKLKKIFVLDTNVILHDFNSIYNFEENDVVIPITVLEELDKFKKGNDQINFHAREFSRELDRISGDQLFKNGVNLGKDLGHLFIETGKEFSPAMKTSFHENIPDHRILAIAEYIFKQNKDKNVILISKDINLRMKAKSLGIPAEDYKNDQVQDLDDVLNLGITIIENVDDAKISSLYKSNTGISENIFSKRKPSGHEYYILKGTSSSALAHYNPIDNMVSRVEKPNAYGIFPRNAEQTFSMHALLDPSISLVALTGRAGTGKTLLALATALSQIDLYDQIFLARPIVALANKDLGYLPGDASDKIGPYMQPLFDNLSVIKHKFNVHSKEYLKIDELLKDEKLQITPLAYIRGRSLSNTFFIVDEAQNLTPHEIKTIITRAGEGTKMIFTGDIEQIDSPYLDKKSNGLAYLSDRMKGQDIFAHVNLVKGERSHLAELASNLL; encoded by the coding sequence ATGGCTAAACTTAAAAAGATTTTCGTTTTGGATACCAATGTAATCCTTCACGACTTTAACTCCATTTACAATTTCGAAGAAAATGATGTGGTAATTCCTATTACTGTTCTCGAAGAACTAGATAAATTCAAAAAAGGAAATGATCAAATTAATTTTCATGCTCGTGAATTTAGTAGAGAACTAGATAGAATTTCTGGAGATCAACTCTTTAAAAATGGTGTTAATCTTGGCAAAGACCTAGGACATTTATTTATTGAAACAGGAAAAGAATTTTCACCTGCAATGAAAACATCCTTTCATGAAAATATTCCCGACCACAGAATATTGGCCATTGCAGAATACATTTTTAAACAAAACAAAGACAAAAATGTGATTCTAATATCTAAGGATATCAATTTAAGAATGAAAGCCAAGTCGCTCGGTATTCCTGCAGAAGATTATAAAAATGACCAGGTTCAGGATTTAGACGATGTACTTAACTTAGGCATTACTATTATCGAAAACGTTGATGATGCTAAAATTTCATCTCTATATAAATCCAACACAGGCATATCCGAAAATATTTTTAGTAAAAGAAAGCCTTCTGGTCATGAATATTATATTTTAAAAGGAACATCGTCAAGCGCATTAGCTCACTACAATCCTATTGATAATATGGTAAGCAGAGTTGAGAAACCCAACGCTTATGGAATTTTCCCCCGCAATGCAGAACAAACATTTTCTATGCATGCCCTATTAGATCCAAGCATTTCATTAGTAGCCTTAACAGGTAGGGCCGGAACTGGTAAGACTTTATTAGCATTGGCCACTGCATTATCTCAAATTGATTTATATGATCAGATATTTTTAGCAAGACCAATTGTAGCTTTGGCAAATAAAGATTTAGGATATTTACCCGGCGATGCCAGCGATAAAATTGGTCCTTACATGCAACCCCTTTTCGACAACTTAAGCGTAATTAAACACAAATTTAATGTTCACAGTAAAGAATATCTTAAAATAGACGAATTATTAAAAGACGAAAAACTACAAATTACACCTCTTGCCTACATAAGAGGAAGAAGTCTATCAAATACATTTTTTATTGTTGATGAAGCGCAAAACCTTACTCCTCACGAAATAAAAACAATTATTACTAGAGCAGGAGAAGGAACAAAAATGATATTTACTGGAGACATTGAACAAATTGATTCCCCTTATCTGGATAAAAAATCGAACGGATTGGCATATTTATCTGATAGAATGAAAGGTCAGGATATTTTCGCTCATGTAAATTTGGTAAAAGGGGAAAGAAGTCATCTGGCTGAACTAGCAAGTAACCTACTCTAA
- the mtaB gene encoding tRNA (N(6)-L-threonylcarbamoyladenosine(37)-C(2))-methylthiotransferase MtaB: MLQGKKVAFYTLGCKLNFSETSTIGRSFKEMGFETVKITEKADIYVINTCSVTDHADKKCRQAIKKAIKTNPNAFIAVIGCYAQLKPEEIVKISGVDLVLGANEKFNIHKYIDHLEKKGSGELHPCEVGSVKDFHTSYSMGDRTRCFLKVQDGCDYFCTYCTIPYARGRSRNNSIADTVKQAEKVAEKGAKEIILTGVNIGDFGRSTNESLIDLIKELDKVKGIERFRISSIEPNLLSNEIIEYVAGSEKFVNHFHIPLQAGSNKVLKLMKRRYDRELFAQRIEKIKSLVPDAFIGVDVIAGSRGENEDDFNEAYNFIKDLPISQLHVFPYSERQGTKALEIKESVPVPERKRRAKMFQMLSEEKLKSFYQHYLGENMEVLFEGYNDHGKMYGFTKNYIKVEIPYNINLSNQLTMVKLLQINDKAHVDAELINKNEFNFKPIIQ; the protein is encoded by the coding sequence ATGTTGCAAGGAAAAAAAGTTGCATTTTATACACTAGGATGTAAATTAAATTTTTCTGAAACCTCAACCATAGGAAGATCTTTTAAAGAAATGGGATTCGAAACGGTTAAGATTACAGAAAAAGCTGATATATATGTTATCAACACTTGTTCGGTAACCGATCATGCCGACAAAAAATGCCGACAAGCCATTAAAAAAGCTATAAAAACCAACCCAAATGCATTTATTGCAGTTATAGGTTGTTATGCACAACTTAAACCTGAAGAAATTGTTAAAATATCAGGTGTTGATTTGGTCTTGGGTGCAAATGAAAAATTCAACATCCATAAATACATCGATCACCTAGAGAAAAAAGGAAGTGGAGAACTGCATCCTTGCGAAGTAGGATCGGTAAAAGATTTTCACACCTCTTACTCAATGGGTGACAGAACTCGTTGCTTCTTAAAAGTACAAGATGGCTGCGATTATTTTTGCACCTATTGTACAATTCCTTATGCTCGGGGACGAAGCAGAAACAATAGTATTGCCGATACAGTTAAACAAGCCGAAAAAGTTGCAGAAAAAGGTGCAAAAGAAATAATATTAACCGGAGTTAATATAGGAGACTTTGGCCGAAGCACTAACGAATCACTTATCGATTTAATAAAAGAACTCGACAAGGTAAAAGGAATTGAGAGATTTCGAATTTCATCAATAGAACCAAACTTACTAAGCAACGAAATAATTGAATACGTTGCAGGTTCTGAAAAATTTGTAAACCACTTCCATATTCCTCTGCAAGCCGGATCGAATAAAGTACTTAAGTTAATGAAAAGAAGATACGACAGAGAACTATTTGCTCAGCGTATCGAAAAAATTAAATCTCTTGTACCCGATGCATTTATTGGTGTTGATGTAATTGCTGGCAGCCGGGGTGAAAATGAAGACGACTTTAATGAAGCCTACAATTTTATTAAAGATTTACCAATTAGTCAGCTTCATGTTTTTCCATACTCGGAAAGACAGGGAACCAAAGCTCTTGAAATAAAAGAAAGTGTTCCTGTACCAGAAAGAAAACGAAGAGCTAAAATGTTTCAAATGCTTTCCGAAGAAAAACTCAAATCTTTCTATCAGCATTATTTAGGCGAAAATATGGAAGTGCTTTTCGAAGGATATAACGATCATGGAAAAATGTACGGATTTACAAAAAACTACATTAAAGTTGAAATTCCTTACAATATAAATTTAAGCAACCAATTAACAATGGTTAAGCTATTGCAAATTAACGATAAAGCTCATGTTGATGCCGAGTTAATTAACAAAAATGAATTTAATTTTAAACCAATTATTCAATAA